From Balearica regulorum gibbericeps isolate bBalReg1 chromosome 13, bBalReg1.pri, whole genome shotgun sequence, a single genomic window includes:
- the LOC142603765 gene encoding fibulin-7-like — protein sequence MLLVPLPAWLALGILQLPLGSAKDIQTNLEDAACLGGSPWAAAGRQGSSEGDGDVLASPQECLSQQQALSAVRQMQKLLVAQEAAHLRGTRGLRQQLSVLQSCLQRQTTKRNETCPQPAVPLNGRMLGWSVRVGHDVHFVCDAGFQLVGSETRACRHNRTWSGTQPFCRSIDDCSSNPCANGGTCVDGNQSYTCLCAQGWSGPSCQSPVYAYWVTLNNASFSRQPRCAEGHPGSQRCSCDAGFQMRASGVCHDVDECQLFQSSPQTRLCLHDCLNLPGSYRCLCPPGYLLHADRNACEDVNECAGKQHNCTQGDLCINTFGGYHCVRPKCPPPRHNTSYVKTSAFQCERNPCPMESRACRLAATSISFHYLPLQANGTVPRVLFKMSTTRFVGDSLRFAITGGRGQGVFAVRRSDRQTGELVLTSPVAGPATLEVELEMSEFSRKILLGKHIFKVTAFVSPYEF from the exons ATGCTCCTCGTCCcgctgccagcctggctggcCCTGGGCATCCTGCAGCTGCCCCTTGGCAGCGCGAAG GACATCCAAACCAACCTCGAAGACGCTGCCTGCTTGGGAGGGTccccctgggctgcagcagggcggCAGGGGAGCTCGGAGGGTGATGGGGATGTCCTTGCGTCCCCCCAGGAGTGCCTGAGCCAGCAGCAGGCGCTCAGCGCCGTGCGGCAGATGCAGAAGCTGCTGGTGGCGCAGGAGGCTGCCCACCTGCGGGGCACACGCGGTCTCCGGCAGCAGCTCTCCGTCCTCCAAAGCTGCCTCCAGAGACAGACCACCAAACGCAATG AGACCTGTCCGCAGCCGGCGGTGCCCCTGAACGGGCGGATGCTGGGCTGGAGCGTGCGGGTGGGCCACGACGTTCACTTTGTCTGCGATGCCGGGTTCCAGCTGGTGGGCTCGGAGACGCGCGCCTGCCGCCACAACCGCACGTGGAGCGGCACCCAGCCCTTCTGCAGAA GTATTGATGACTGCTCCAGCAACCCATGTGCCAATGGCGGGACCTGCGTGGACGGCAACCAGAGCTACACGTGCCTCTGCGCCCAGGGCTGGTCCGGCCCCAGCTGCCAGAGCCCCGTCTATGCCT ACTGGGTGACGCTGAACAACGCCTCCTTCAGCCGCCAGCCCCGCTGTGCCGAGGGCCACCCAGGCTCCCAGCGCTGCAGCTGCGACGCCGGGTTCCAGATGCGAGCCAGCGGCGTGTGCCACG ACGTGGACGAGTGCCAGCTCTTCCAGTCCAGCCCCCAGACCCGGCTTTGCCTCCACGACTGCCTCAACCTCCCCGGCTCCTACcgctgcctctgcccccccGGCTACCTGCTCCACGCCGACCGCAACGCCTGCGAGG ACGTGAACGAGTGCGCTGGGAAGCAGCACAACTGCACCCAGGGTGACCTCTGCATCAACACCTTCGGGGGCTACCACTGTGTGCGCCCCAAGTGCCCCCCGCCGCGCCACAACACCAGCTACGTCAAGACCTCCGCCTT CCAGTGCGAGAGGAACCCCTGCCCCATGGAGAGCCGAGCCTGCCGCCTGGCTGCCACCTCCATCTCCTTCCACTACCTGCCGCTCCAGGCCAACGGCACCGTGCCCCGCGTCCTCTTCAAGATGTCCACCACCCGCTTCGTGGGCGACAGCCTGCGCTTCGCCATCACGGGCGGCCGGGGCCAGGGCGTCTTTGCTGTGCGGCGCTCTGACCGGCAGACGGGAGAGCTGGTGCTCACCAGCCCCGTGGCAGGGCCAGCCACGCTGGAGGTGGAGCTGGAGATGAGCGAGTTCTCCCGCAAGATCCTCCTGGGCAAGCACATCTTCAAGGTGACGGCCTTTGTGTCCCCATATGAGTTTTGA
- the ZDHHC1 gene encoding palmitoyltransferase ZDHHC1 isoform X1, protein MLAVFWPFGIFLVLEPLSKIPQMNICNKPPNKTAPENLGEAVPEVQVQRARRNGWSWPLHLFQIIAWLLYLFFALVGFGILVPLLPRHWLPAGYICPGVCFIYHLVVHLTAVSIDPADANVREKNYLGPLATFNRNQHAHVIENHHCHVCDVDVSAKSKHCGTCNKCVCGFDHHCKWLNNCVGERNYWLFLNSVLSAILGLGLLLLVACYVFVEFFVDPVMLRSDRHFDALKNHTDRWFVFLPAAPVETQASAILVTAGIFILLSLMTVILLGHLLTFHIYLMWNKLTTYEYILQQRPQQEAKEVDKQLEPCPSQARPSQEAEFFSGSPGYTGPGIQVEEFSTVTSGKGFSKLYIGSDEADPGQSSSPDLPSLHFAVPSQRQKKRRKMTHKASSSAMDSRSKTHATPRPSFPDPQAEFPATAAATSPSHRHQLLVPAFTPRAPVPPSSTGLIQAAGPPADYHSESAESMDEIPVAQTRLGSTALHRPPKNNSSDSQRYPLSTDNPRGDRKKNLYSGHKVKRKSCQQDRRLEQDLELFSKTPAVFVSKSSGEPHVS, encoded by the exons ATGCTTGCTGTCTTCTGGCCCTTCGGCATTTTTCTGGTACTGGAACCGTTATCAAAAATACCGCAG ATGAATATCTGCAATAAACCTCCTAATAAGACAGCTCCAGAGAATTTGGGCGAAGCTGTTCCTGAGGTGCAGGTCCAACGCGCTCGAAGGAATGGCTGGAGCTGGCCTCTGCACCTTTTCCAGATTATTGCCTGGTTGCTGTACCTCTTCTTTGCACTGGTTGGCTTTGGAATCCTGGTTCCTCTCCTGCCCCGCCACTGGCTGCCTGCTGGCTATATC TGTCCAGGAGTGTGTTTTATCTACCATTTAGTTGTTCATCTTACTGCAGTCTCCATTGATCCTGCGGATGCAAATGTGCGAGAAAAAAACTATCTAGGGCCTCTGGCCACCTTCAATCGTAATCAACATGCACATGTCATTGAAAACCATCATTGCCATGTCTGTGATGTAGATGT GAGTGCCAAGTCAAAGCACTGTGGAACTTGCAACAAATGTGTGTGTGGCTTTGATCACCACTGCAAATGGCTCAACAACTGTGTAGGAGAGAGGAATTACTG GCTCTTTTTGAATAGCGTGCTGTCTGCCATTCTGGGCCTTGGGCTTCTGCTGCTCGTCGCTTGCTACGTCTTTGTGGAGTTCTTCGTTGATCCCGTGATGCTTCGCTCCGACCGGCACTTTGATG ctctaAAGAACCACACGGACCGCTGGTTTGTGtttctccctgcagctcctgttgAGACTCAGGCTTCTGCTATTTTGGTCACGGCTgggatttttattcttctgagcCTAATGACCGTGATCCTGCTAGGCCACCTCTTGACCTTTCACATCTATCTCA tGTGGAACAAACTGACTACGTACGAGTACATCCTGCAGCAGCGTCCCCAGCAAGAGGCGAAAGAGGTGGACAAGCAACTGGAGCCTTGTCCCTCCCAAGCGAGACCCAGTCAG gaagcagaatttttttcaggtagTCCTGGCTATACAGGCCCTGGTATTCAAGTAGAGGAATTCTCAACAGTAACTTCAGGAAAAGG CTTTTCAAAGCTCTACATCGGCAGCGATGAAGCTGACCCCGGGCAGAGCTCCTCCCCTGACCTCCCATCTCTTCACTTTGCGGTCCCTTCTCAG cgacagaaaaaaagaagaaagatgacaCATAAAGCTTCCTCCTCAGCAATGGACAGCAGATCTAAAACTCATGCTACACCTCGGCCCTCTTTCCCAGATCCTCAGGCAG AGTTCCCAGCCACGGCTGCTGCCACCTCACCTTCCCACAGACATCAACTCTTAGTGCCAGCTTTTACTCCGAGAGCTCCTgtgccccccagcagcaccggcCTCATCCAGGCAGCGGGACCCCCAGCTGACTATCACTCAGAGTCCGCCGAATCCATGGATGAGATTCCCGTGGCTCAAACTCGCCTTGGGAGCACGGCCCTTCATAGGCCGCCCAAGAATAACTCAAGCGACTCTCAACGCTATCCCTTGTCCACAGACAATCCCAGAGGTGACAGGAAAAAGAATCTGTATTCTGGGCACaaggtaaaaaggaaaagctgccaGCAAGACAGACGCCTGGAACAAGACCTGGAACTTTTTTCTAAGACTCCTGCTGTGTTTGTAAGTAAGAGCAGTGGAGAACCTCATGTCTCTTAG
- the ZDHHC1 gene encoding palmitoyltransferase ZDHHC1 isoform X2: MNICNKPPNKTAPENLGEAVPEVQVQRARRNGWSWPLHLFQIIAWLLYLFFALVGFGILVPLLPRHWLPAGYICPGVCFIYHLVVHLTAVSIDPADANVREKNYLGPLATFNRNQHAHVIENHHCHVCDVDVSAKSKHCGTCNKCVCGFDHHCKWLNNCVGERNYWLFLNSVLSAILGLGLLLLVACYVFVEFFVDPVMLRSDRHFDALKNHTDRWFVFLPAAPVETQASAILVTAGIFILLSLMTVILLGHLLTFHIYLMWNKLTTYEYILQQRPQQEAKEVDKQLEPCPSQARPSQEAEFFSGSPGYTGPGIQVEEFSTVTSGKGFSKLYIGSDEADPGQSSSPDLPSLHFAVPSQRQKKRRKMTHKASSSAMDSRSKTHATPRPSFPDPQAEFPATAAATSPSHRHQLLVPAFTPRAPVPPSSTGLIQAAGPPADYHSESAESMDEIPVAQTRLGSTALHRPPKNNSSDSQRYPLSTDNPRGDRKKNLYSGHKVKRKSCQQDRRLEQDLELFSKTPAVFVSKSSGEPHVS; this comes from the exons ATGAATATCTGCAATAAACCTCCTAATAAGACAGCTCCAGAGAATTTGGGCGAAGCTGTTCCTGAGGTGCAGGTCCAACGCGCTCGAAGGAATGGCTGGAGCTGGCCTCTGCACCTTTTCCAGATTATTGCCTGGTTGCTGTACCTCTTCTTTGCACTGGTTGGCTTTGGAATCCTGGTTCCTCTCCTGCCCCGCCACTGGCTGCCTGCTGGCTATATC TGTCCAGGAGTGTGTTTTATCTACCATTTAGTTGTTCATCTTACTGCAGTCTCCATTGATCCTGCGGATGCAAATGTGCGAGAAAAAAACTATCTAGGGCCTCTGGCCACCTTCAATCGTAATCAACATGCACATGTCATTGAAAACCATCATTGCCATGTCTGTGATGTAGATGT GAGTGCCAAGTCAAAGCACTGTGGAACTTGCAACAAATGTGTGTGTGGCTTTGATCACCACTGCAAATGGCTCAACAACTGTGTAGGAGAGAGGAATTACTG GCTCTTTTTGAATAGCGTGCTGTCTGCCATTCTGGGCCTTGGGCTTCTGCTGCTCGTCGCTTGCTACGTCTTTGTGGAGTTCTTCGTTGATCCCGTGATGCTTCGCTCCGACCGGCACTTTGATG ctctaAAGAACCACACGGACCGCTGGTTTGTGtttctccctgcagctcctgttgAGACTCAGGCTTCTGCTATTTTGGTCACGGCTgggatttttattcttctgagcCTAATGACCGTGATCCTGCTAGGCCACCTCTTGACCTTTCACATCTATCTCA tGTGGAACAAACTGACTACGTACGAGTACATCCTGCAGCAGCGTCCCCAGCAAGAGGCGAAAGAGGTGGACAAGCAACTGGAGCCTTGTCCCTCCCAAGCGAGACCCAGTCAG gaagcagaatttttttcaggtagTCCTGGCTATACAGGCCCTGGTATTCAAGTAGAGGAATTCTCAACAGTAACTTCAGGAAAAGG CTTTTCAAAGCTCTACATCGGCAGCGATGAAGCTGACCCCGGGCAGAGCTCCTCCCCTGACCTCCCATCTCTTCACTTTGCGGTCCCTTCTCAG cgacagaaaaaaagaagaaagatgacaCATAAAGCTTCCTCCTCAGCAATGGACAGCAGATCTAAAACTCATGCTACACCTCGGCCCTCTTTCCCAGATCCTCAGGCAG AGTTCCCAGCCACGGCTGCTGCCACCTCACCTTCCCACAGACATCAACTCTTAGTGCCAGCTTTTACTCCGAGAGCTCCTgtgccccccagcagcaccggcCTCATCCAGGCAGCGGGACCCCCAGCTGACTATCACTCAGAGTCCGCCGAATCCATGGATGAGATTCCCGTGGCTCAAACTCGCCTTGGGAGCACGGCCCTTCATAGGCCGCCCAAGAATAACTCAAGCGACTCTCAACGCTATCCCTTGTCCACAGACAATCCCAGAGGTGACAGGAAAAAGAATCTGTATTCTGGGCACaaggtaaaaaggaaaagctgccaGCAAGACAGACGCCTGGAACAAGACCTGGAACTTTTTTCTAAGACTCCTGCTGTGTTTGTAAGTAAGAGCAGTGGAGAACCTCATGTCTCTTAG
- the TPPP3 gene encoding tubulin polymerization-promoting protein family member 3 gives MAGNAEMASLEESFRKFAIYGDTKATGQEMNGKNWAKLCKDCKVTDGKSVTSTDVDIVFSKVKGKTARVINYEEFKKALEELAPKRFKDKSKEEAYEAICQLVAGKEPINVGVTKAKTVGAVERLTDTSKYTGSHKERFDESGKGKGKSGRENIVDTSGYVSAYKNAGTYDAKVKK, from the exons ATGGCCGGGAACGCTGAGATGGCATCCCTGGAAGAGAGCTTCCGCAAATTCGCCATCTACGGCGACACCAAGGCCACGGGGCAAGAAATGAATGGGAAGAACTGGGCCAAGCTGTGCAAAGACTGCAAAGTCACCGACGGCAAAAGCGTCACCAGCACCGACGTGGACATTGTCTTCTCCAAGGTGAA AGGGAAGACAGCCCGTGTCATCAACTACGAGGAGTTCAAGAAGGCGCTGGAGGAGCTGGCCCCCAAGAGATTTAAGGACAAGAGCAAAGAGGAGGCGTACGAAGCCATCTGCCAGCTGGTGGCAGGGAAGGAGCCCATTAACGTGGGCGTCACA AAAGCCAAGACAGTGGGGGCCGTGGAGAGGCTGACAGACACCTCCAAGTACACGGGCTCCCACAAGGAACGCTTCGATGAGAGCGGCAAGGGCAAGGGCAAGAGCGGGCGGGAGAACATCGTGGACACCAGCGGCTACGTCAGTGCCTACAAGAACGCAGGCACCTATGACGCCAAAGTGAAAAAGTAG